In the genome of Streptomyces sp. NBC_00190, one region contains:
- a CDS encoding DoxX family protein, with protein sequence MSVDTRTSGFDDQPALSMVKVPCDPAQVIVNHASFRVRLAPSPSARSKPANAPGRAAVLGGAVVAAAGATRRRSPVVWSGRSEAGDSAAMGGLLQAVRGHDEYDGVATQVIPRLDLAHDLAEDTLATPTVIGQRTYGYPDETRPMAPVRDLPYGDPHGTRPGEDSRRPGPGPGPDARAQASYYPGRRMNLGVVLLPLRVFLGFISIYAGMGKLCDPVYFDGGERGSMVTWLHTLHPWALAEPLRDFALAHPVGAGLTVAFLQVIVGVLTVFGLWQRFAACFGALLSAALLMTVSWKTVPAYDAPDIIYLAAWSPLIIAGAPVYSLDGRLAGEAWRTLGPRSEVWRLRRRVLRRGAVMATVVCGLTLLIGSLLGGAVRSTTVVTVPGPGQAPSNYLPGRPLPKAPARQQPSQQPTQQPSSKEPQPSATPSEPAAKSGKTASGAPARETAGSRSESPSASKGTTSRQTPRSTPRQSSSPKAPVTSSGSTSGGSPTKQPGLIGGIIG encoded by the coding sequence ATGAGTGTGGACACCAGAACGTCAGGGTTCGACGACCAGCCCGCGCTGAGCATGGTCAAGGTGCCGTGCGACCCCGCACAGGTCATCGTCAACCACGCCAGCTTCCGCGTGCGGCTCGCACCGAGCCCGAGCGCGCGTTCCAAGCCCGCGAACGCCCCCGGCCGGGCAGCCGTCCTGGGCGGCGCCGTGGTCGCCGCCGCCGGAGCCACCCGCCGCAGATCACCCGTGGTCTGGAGCGGCAGGTCGGAGGCGGGCGACTCCGCGGCCATGGGCGGACTCCTCCAGGCCGTTCGCGGCCACGACGAGTACGACGGCGTCGCCACCCAGGTCATCCCGCGCCTCGACCTGGCCCACGACCTCGCCGAGGACACGCTGGCCACGCCGACCGTCATCGGCCAGCGCACCTACGGGTACCCCGACGAGACGCGCCCGATGGCCCCCGTACGGGACCTGCCGTACGGCGATCCGCACGGCACCCGTCCCGGCGAGGACTCCCGGCGGCCCGGCCCCGGCCCCGGCCCCGACGCCCGTGCACAGGCCTCCTACTACCCGGGCCGCCGGATGAACCTCGGCGTCGTGCTGCTCCCGCTGCGCGTCTTCCTCGGCTTCATCTCGATCTACGCCGGCATGGGCAAGCTGTGCGACCCCGTCTACTTCGACGGCGGCGAACGCGGCTCCATGGTCACCTGGCTGCACACCCTCCACCCCTGGGCCCTGGCCGAACCGCTGCGCGACTTCGCGCTCGCGCACCCGGTCGGCGCCGGCCTCACGGTGGCGTTCCTCCAGGTCATCGTCGGCGTGCTGACCGTCTTCGGCCTGTGGCAGCGGTTCGCCGCCTGCTTCGGGGCGCTGCTCTCCGCCGCGCTGCTGATGACGGTGAGCTGGAAGACCGTCCCGGCCTACGACGCGCCGGACATCATCTACCTCGCCGCCTGGAGCCCCCTGATCATCGCGGGCGCGCCGGTCTACTCCCTCGACGGCCGCCTCGCCGGCGAAGCCTGGCGCACCCTCGGGCCGCGCTCAGAGGTCTGGCGGCTGCGTCGGCGCGTACTGCGCCGCGGAGCCGTCATGGCCACCGTCGTGTGCGGGCTCACCCTGCTCATCGGCTCGCTGCTCGGCGGCGCCGTCCGCTCCACGACCGTGGTCACCGTGCCCGGACCGGGCCAGGCCCCCAGCAACTACCTGCCGGGCCGCCCGCTGCCGAAGGCGCCGGCCAGGCAGCAGCCCAGCCAGCAGCCCACCCAACAGCCGTCGTCCAAGGAGCCGCAGCCCTCGGCCACCCCGTCCGAACCGGCCGCGAAGTCCGGCAAGACCGCTTCCGGCGCCCCCGCCCGTGAGACCGCCGGATCCCGCTCCGAGTCGCCCAGCGCGTCGAAGGGCACCACCAGCAGGCAGACCCCGCGCAGCACGCCGCGGCAGTCCAGCTCTCCGAAGGCGCCGGTCACTTCCTCGGGGTCCACGAGCGGTGGGTCCCCGACGAAGCAGCCCGGCCTCATCGGCGGAATCATCGGCTGA